One window from the genome of Elaeis guineensis isolate ETL-2024a chromosome 5, EG11, whole genome shotgun sequence encodes:
- the LOC105044712 gene encoding LIMR family protein Os06g0128200, whose translation MGDFNLALVIVAVVVCVLVLLVSIYLLVNYQHPDDVNQAYFPKLVVVVGLSIAAISILMLPADVANRHACRHAIYNGACNLTLPMKTLWFVVYITDAVLVFFVIPFAMFYYEGDQDKSVAKRLKSALLWVVTSAIVCGLVLGILYALVGKVDFTVRHLSSSAMSFPSSWTVFSSNQPCISPLTRQCDAYTANASSETTWTMRTSFPEYVVALATIVGSVLFAIFGGVGIACLPLGLIFAFVRRPKAVITRSQYIKEATELGKKARELKKAAEALHQEERSGNKGRKWRKNVKSVEKELLLLEDDMKALEEMYPQGEKAETAWALTILGYLGKLILGVVGLIVSVAWVAHIIIYLLIDPPLSPFLNEVFIKLDDVWGLLGTAAFAFFCFYLLLAVIAGAMMLGLRLVFITIHPMKWGGTLMNSFLFNVGLILLCSISVIQFCATAFGYYAQATAAQEIFGHTLQSLRGIKYLYKYNVFQYAFVGLAIITLFYYAAFGWKKRKPRGSFQLSS comes from the exons ATGGGGGATTTCAATTTGGCGCTGGTGATCGTGGCGGTGGTGGTGTGCGTTCTGGTCCTCCTGGTGAGCATCTACTTGCTGGTGAACTACCAGCACCCGGACGATGTCAACCAGGCCTACTTCCCCAAGCTAGTGGTGGTCGTCGGCCTCTCCATCGCCGCCATCTCTATTTTGATGCTTCCAGCCGACGTCGCCAACCGGCATGCGTGCCGGCATGCCATCTACAATGGCGCCTGTAACCTCACCCTCCCTATGAAGACCCTCTGGTTCGTCGTCTACATCACCGACGCCGTCCTCGTCTTCTTCGTCATCCCCTTCGCCATGTTCTACTACGAGGGCGACCAAGACAA GAGCGTGGCAAAGAGGTTGAAGAGTGCTTTGCTGTGGGTTGTGACCTCCGCCATTGTTTGTGGGCTTGTTCTTGGCATTCTCTATG CTCTGGTAGGTAAAGTGGACTTCACAGTTAGACACCTCAGCTCATCTGCAATGAGCTTCCCAAGTTCCTGGACAGTATTTTCAAGCAATCAACCTTGTATAAGTCCATTGACTCGTCAG TGTGATGCATATACAGCAAATGCTTCTTCAGAAACGACTTGGACAATGCGCACCAGCTTTCCAGAATATGTGGTTGCTCTTGCAACGATTGTTGGATCAGTGTTATTTGCA ATTTTTGGAGGTGTTGGGATTGCTTGCCTTCCACTGGGACTCATATTTGCATTTGTACGGCGCCCCAAGGCTGTCATTACTCGCTCGCAATACATAAAG GAAGCAACTGAATTGGGAAAGAAAGCTAGAGAATTGAAGAAAGCAGCAGAAGCCCTTCATCAGGAAGAGCGAAGCGGTAATAAGGGGAGAAAATGGCGTAAAAATGTAAAATCTGTTGAAAAG GAGTTGCTTCTCTTGGAAGATGATATGAAAGCTTTGGAGGAGATGTATCCTCAAGGAGAAAAG GCAGAGACTGCTTGGGCTCTAACTATCCTGGGCTACTTGGGAAAACTTATTTTGGGGGTTGTTGG GCTGATTGTTTCAGTGGCTTGGGTTGCACACATCATCATATATCTATTGATCGACCCTCCTCTTTCCCCTTTCCTAAATGAAGTCTTCATCAAATTGGATGATGTCTGGG GTCTTCTAGGTACTGCAGCATTTGCATTTTTCTGCTTCTACCTTCTGCTTGCAGTGATTGCAGGGGCGATGATGCTTGGTCTGAGATTAGTCTTTATTACTATTCACCCAATGAA GTGGGGAGGAACTCTGATGAACTCCTTTCTTTTTAATGTGGGACTCATCCTACTTTGCTCCATCAG TGTGATTCAGTTCTGTGCTACAGCTTTTGGTTACTATGCGCAAGCAACAGCTGCTCAGGAGATATTTGGCCACACTTTGCAGTCTCTCCGTGGAATCAAATATCTGTACAA GTATAACGTATTTCAATATGCCTTTGTCGGTCTGGCAATAATCACTCTTTTCTACTATGCAGCCTTT GGATGGAAAAAGAGAAAACCAAGGGGCAGCTTCCAGCTTTCCAGTTGA